The Seriola aureovittata isolate HTS-2021-v1 ecotype China chromosome 16, ASM2101889v1, whole genome shotgun sequence genomic interval ctgataatgaacaTAAGTTAGTTGCCCTATTATTGTGTATAATAAAGTTTCTACTTACTATGATTATTGTTATgtaccaaaacaccaaagcaaattcctggatcttgcacagagatgataaatcagtgtaatttgCTCGTTTATTTGCCTCTGTTAGATtctaaccttcatgaaggaggatttacagCAGGACTGTTGTATCAGACTGCATTAGTCatagctaggtgttcctaataaactgctgAGTGTACTGTATAGAGCCAAGCTAAGAAACTGAATGTATGGTTTTCTCCAGGTTAAATCTAACCAGGTTTCTCATTTACACAAAGTTTAAGAAATTACCTTACTAGAATAAACTGGATACTTAATTTGATGTGAACTGTCTCCTCTGTTGTTGAACAGGCGCCCAACAAGCAGCAGAGCCAAACGAACGATCCAAGGTGACATGGCAGACCGTGGCTCTGCTGGTTCTCAGTGCTCTGCTGGCAGCTGCCGTCATTGCTCTCTGTGTTACCTGTGAGTTTGTACCGTTTTCTCAAAGAACATTAATTTAGACTGACTTGTAAAATGAGAAGAACAATCTCAGCAACTTTGAGAATCTAGATTGATATGTTATTGGTTATTTTCCTTGTAATAGAACTGATGTAAAATCactaaaaatctaatttaatctaCAAATGTCTGTCCATATTATTTAACCTCATTCTAATGACTCTGAACAGACTCCTGCTCATCATCAAGTACCGACCTTCTCTGActatactttcttttttaaatcagtaaataagAACATTCAAACTGCGGAACATCTCCGAAAGCTGCAATATGATCATGAtgctatgaaaaaaaatctttctggtaagtttgagtttgtgttgcAAAGTCACTTACTCATTCTGACAGGTGAAGCCTGATTCGAATCTGGTTTCAAATTTGTCTCGTCTGTGTACAAAGGAAATTCAAAACAGTAAAGAAATAACATTTCTGCCCTAAACCTTTAATACTATTATATAATAAACTTCCTTTAAATGATTTTGTCCTCATGAAATTTTAATTAGTTTGAAACCACAATGTTTTGTTCTATATATATTTAGTAATATTTAGTTCAAGTGAATAGGATGATCAATTCTGTTTGAATTTTCTcaactgaatatatatatatatattaaaaaatatatatcagcATATGACTATAAAAACATTACCACAGGGAATAAactttaaaatggcaaaataagTTTTCAGTGAAATTGACACTAATCAAGCATTGACCTTTTCTGACTATACTTTCCTTTTTGTAAGACTTCGtatatgaaaacattcaaactaAGGATGATCTCCAAAAGCTGCAATTAGATAATGAAGTTCTAAAAATAAACCTGTCAGGTAGATTTGACAGAGATTGGGTTTgacatctttatttattatcGATTTATTTCTCTCGTGTGGAAGTTACTTTTCTGTTTAAACGATCCGTATAAGGaactgatgaaatgaaatcacttctctcctcttccatcaGAGACACGCTGTGAACCAACACCATGCAGCACAGTGCAGCCTACATGCCCCACACCTCCTGAAGTAAAAATAAGTAAGTTATTGATTTTATGATGATTAAAGAAACACTGGACTGACAGATACAGTAAGTTAGACTGTGGCTGCAGTTGCCTGATAGGTGCCTTGCTCAAGGCCAGAGTGCTGTATCTGTGAGGATTCACTTCACTGCTCTCAGATCTTTACCTTTAAAgttcctgctgcttctgtatcacatgtaaacataaagTCTTTGCTGTAACCTCTTCAAAGATCAGCCATGTCAGAAGTGTGAAGGAGGCTGGGAGCAAGACGGAGGACAGTGCTATTTCTTCTCCATCAGTCGTTCATCCTGGGAAGACAGCAGAAATGAATGCAAACGACGGGGAGGAGACCTGGTTAAGAtagacagcagagaggagcaggtaTAAAACACTTCTTTATGTTTCATCGTCTCAGCACAGGAAAGACTCACAGAGTGAATTTCATCAACATTTCCTCTTCAGAGCTTCCTGAAAAACAGACTACAAAAAATGGATAATAGAGACAAGTTCTGGATCGGACTGACAGACTCAGCGGTAGAGGGTGAATGGTTGTGGGTGGACGGCTCACAACTGAATAAAAGGTTTGATtgttgtgaaaacatttttgtccatTTCCAGTTcaaatttttcagtttttattgatccagttctttctcttctccatctcttAGTTTGAGTTTTTGGTTTTGGCAGGAGCCAGACAACTGGAGACTGGAGAATCCTGATGGAGAGGACTGTGCGAGGATGGGGGAGGGCTGGTGGTGGGATAAATCCTGCAAAGCCCCTCAAAAAAGTATTTGTGAGAAACAAGAAGAAATGGGACGGACTGCGGTTACATGTGTCTGAAATCCAGTTAAGCTCGAGTCCTCAGCCAGTTTAACAATCTGTGGCATGATGCTGTTACTGATAAAGCTAATGACATAAACAATGAAAGAGCAAACACCTCATTTAGAATCTATGATTAGTTAATATTTCTGGACGTTTACTACTTCGGTGTTAAGtcttttctcagtgtttgtgaccCGGAGAATTAAATATGAGTCTTTATGACAACAATAATGTAACGGTTTAGCTGTGTTTTAGtgtacaaacaaaaatgtatatataaaaagataaacattttcattaatgattacatttcattagtctgtctttaaatgattaatcaataactgaggttttaaatgaaaccattaacaattattaattatataagggtttttaatatttatttcctgtACTGTGAATATCATTTTCATCTCACAATTCCTGTTTTCTTccagctttttcttttagtttaatgcaaaaatgccaaattaatcaaattaatatgagtttataattcatttgttttttagttAGTTGTAACATTTTAGAGGTCTTTAATTACAGTCAGTGATGAATAAagaatataatttatttgatatatttagatgaattaataataaacaCCTTAAAAAACACCTTTGAATCACTTTGAATCATGTATTGGTCTGCTGATGTCATGTTAGTGTTTTACAAGGGATTtgtatatttcaaaatgtaatgtataataatgtgtatATATTGTGTCAATTGACAGAATACATTTTCCATTCATATGAATgactatttttttattcatatgaaaaataatattttacagcCTCTTAAACCTACAGAAAGTGAGTGATCAATactcaaaaaggaaaaagattttGAAATCAGTTAAAGTTTAAAACCCAATAGAAACAAACCACAAGGGGGCAGCATTTTTACATCTGAAGTGAATAAACTGAAGAGCACAAATAAACCTGGAGGATCACCATGTTGATCATAAGGATTCAAGATTATAAGACTCCAAAGCACAAAAGCACAACCCCAAGTCTAAAGTGGAATATGTTCAATCTGAGCAACAAAACCCGTCCAACAAAGCGCAGCTGAACAGAAACATGATCTGTGAGGAATCTTTGCAGAACATCTGTacctttgtgaaactggcccctgTAACTGCAGCTGAACTCTGCAACGATAACAAATCAAGTCCGACAgggaaatatttgaaaaaaatgttttgaaacaaACTCTTATTTAATGAGTCCAGGTAGAAAAAATTGAAGTAATCGCAAAACGTGATTTTGAACTTAGagtgtttggaaaaaaacaaaacataaacgtTGTCATGATTTCATCAAAAGCAGTTGATGACACAACAAATTGTAGGTGTTCGTGTGAGAGACATAATTTCACTATTTCTGTTTAATGGAATGATTTTcacaatttaaacatttttaaactcaaagtcatttttaactgtaaactgtaaaagtCATTTAGCTGCCTTCATCAGTCTGAATCCACCTCGTCTTCTGTATCTGTCGGTCCATCTTCTATCTCACATCGTCcccctgcagctctctgacGGTGAGGATTCGTACGATCATGGCCTCCATGGTGCTGTCGTCCAGAGGGCTGGAGGAGAACCACAGAGGGCTGCTGGGAACGCAGCGGTGGTCCGGGTGGAGGTAGAACAAGTCGCTGTGCTGCCTCACTGACTCCgagctgagaggaaacacagaagaCGTTTTCGGCATGGTgttgcagtggttagcactaTCGCCTTGCGGCTCTGGGCCTTTCTGtttggagtttgcatgttctccctgtgcctgcgtgGATTCTCTCCGGGTACCGTGGCgccctcccacagtccaaaaacaCTAGGTTAAATGGCAACtctaaagtgcccataggtgtgaatgagAGTGTGAatgcttgtttgtctcttgtaTGTCTCTATACTccgccctcgcccaatgtcagctgcagctgtgtgtttcaggctttttttttataattatcaGTAGAAAGCTTGTGAGCTGGAGAAAAAGACAATCACTAGCAGTTCAGATGTCTCAGGTAAGTAGTTAATTGTAGGAGGAGAGACAGCATGTGAATCAGAGTAGTGCCTCATCAATTTCTGAGGATGTCTGGTCCAGCAGGTCATATAGATATACATATAGACAGACGTCACATGTCTTTATCTAACTATTGTAATGCGCCTTTTGTGCTTCTTCACTCATACTCGTCTGGAACTGGATTAGGACAGTCTCCTCTAAGTTATGCATTTTTATCCATAACACCTTATTTACCCTAGCAACAGAGGATAAAGAGGCTCCATTTAGACTTGAATCAGTCATAATAGAAGCTACACAGTGAACCAGTGTAACAATGTGAAGTCATAATGACCTGGACTcttaaagaaagaagaaaaaattccTTCACACTGAGGCTGACTGAGGAGCATGGTTTTTAAAcgaaaatgttttcacattgttatgATTATAATTTTCCagggaaaataaattaattattgaagtatttggcataaaaacatgCTAATTTTAAGACAATAAATATCCTAAACTGTCTGTAATGAGCACATTTAAAACGATaccacataaaacacataaaacctTGAACATAGAATCAGACACTCACCACTTGGAGAGGTAGAACTCATAGAGTCTGACCGGGCAGCGTAGAGGGTTCTCTGTGTTCTCCATCATCTCCAGGAAATTCTCTATATTCTGATTTTTCTTACGTCTTTTAGCTGGGACACCGTCTGTATCtgaagaccacacacacacacacacacacacacacacacacacacacacacacacacacacacacacacacacacatttacacgaCATTGTCATAACACAAATCCAGCATAAGAAGATGTGAGCAGTTGACCGCAGCCACACTGGTACCTGGCTCTGCTTCATGTATGGATAGGGGCGGGTAGAAGCGCAGGAAGGTGGTCTTGGTGTTATTCGGGTTGGTTTTGGTGCAGCGCATGACGTGGGCGAAGGACAGCTGGCGGTGCTGCTCCACCGTGGTGAAGCCGAAGTACttgcagcagaagaagagcaTAGTGTTGAGGAGGACGATGGGGGAGTACGCCCCCAGCTGTTTACAGTCCCAGAGAAACTCCTCCTCCACACGGGAGTGGATGGAACCTGGCGAAGAGAACAGAGAGTCgatcagagacagaaaaataaataaataaataaataaataataataataggacACTAACTCACCACTGGCTGTGACTGATGTTTTGAGGATTTTGGTGAAGTCTGTGCAGAACTTGTTGTAGATCAGATCACTGAATATGTTCTCCATACGACCGTTCTCAAACAGGTACtacagagaaacaacaacaaaagaattTAGAATAAGAATAAGTTTGAAGGTGTGTACACTGTAGTTTGTAAAGgccacagagaagaagaaatgcaaGGTGTGACTGGATTTAGGAACATCAGTTATTTATTGTTACAATGTTCATAGAATAagtgatgagttttttttttttagacatatTAGAGTGTAAAATGTTATGAAGCACAAAGAATAAACAGCACAAACTGTTCAACATGTAACTGTAACAGGAAGTTTCTTTTAGTGAGAAATAAGATGATAACAAGATATAACAAGTACATGTTTTTAAAGGACACTATTGATACTGTGTTATGAATATAGTCACatgatcatttgttttgtagcttttagttttttcttttctgctcaaTATCCGAAATGATAATATAAAAAACGGatttttcatttacttatttataaaaacaggagaaaattcTGTTTGTGTGATGGTAAGTTCAAACTTAGAAAAACTGTTTGACTAAAATGTCCTTGAAAAGAGACACTTAGGCAGGTCCAGATCCAGACGCCGTCctatctggacctggacctaTAATCTGTAAATTATCAAGAATTATTCAACTTTGACATAGCAGCTCTATTCTAACCGGCAGCACTTTTCTAGCCTTTACGGCACTGGTCATGtgatgctactcagccaatcactgcaACTTCAGTCAGTGAGCGAgaacatatttcatatttctaaaGTGAAGCAGAGATATTATTTTGAACCCCCCATGTTGTTTGTCTTACCAGTTGTATGCTGAGGCAGAGGTAGAACAGGCCGTCAGGGGAGTACGGCTCTCCATCAGGTTGTTTCACCTCGCTGACGAAGCGACAGAGGCCGTCGCTCAGTTCAGCCGCGGAGCAGTGAAGAACATCCTCCTTTAACCGCACATGTGCTGACAGATGACAGAAGTAAGGAGACAGTTTTAGTGGAtgtgtctgacattttatatttttctgggggttttttttgttaaattattctataaaaataaaatgtcatcacttcattttattttgttagacattttaatttaattgtctCATGATCAGCgtatgaatttgttttttgaggtcactgtgaccttgaccttcgaCCATCAAAacctaatcagttcatctttgagtacAACTGAATGTTTgagaagttccctcaaggcgttactgagatatcatgttcaccAGAATGGTACGAAAGGATTGGACAACCAGAAAACATATAATGCCTGTTTCTCAACAAAGATCCACATCCACAATCCACAAACATCTGTTTAAACCTGTGCTTATGAAGTTGTGGGTTATTGAGCCAAGAGCAAATTAGATTCAATTTTAAGCTTCAAACATccaaaatctaattttaaaataaatacagaaaaacctACAAGACACAGGGTCCAGGTTGGTCTGTGATTCCCTCCACTGAATCCATCTCTTCCAGGCGTCAGTCCCACACTGACTCTTCAGTTTGTGGTGCTTCCTAGACATGACCTTCGAACAGTCTCTTTGAGAGGTCTCCTTAGACAACTGTAGCAACTTTGAACCATTTggataaaaaagagaaacaagttTACTCCACAGAAAGATGAGACCATCACCTCTACACTGGTCCTCCAGGTGGTTTCTGACCTTGTTCTGGTTGTGGACTTTGCCCGGAGTTTGTTGtaacagtggagcagcaggCGCAGGCCTCGGTGAGCTCTGGGGATCCTCTCTtgtgtctggaggaggaggaggaggaggagctggactgAGTGGTGGACTGGTTGAGTCCTCCTGGCTGCTGAAACTATCCAGGTCTTCTTCAACCAAGTCctgcctgcagctgctggtgtggTCTGAAAATAATAAGGACATTAAACATAATGATGGAGCACTTAGAGTAGGAATTAATCtgtaactattttttttttttaaagtatatttttttgggcttttgtgcctttattggacaggatagtggagagagacaggaaatggggaggcagagagagggggaatgacatgcagtaaaggctgtccgatgcgggactcgaaccggggccaactgcagcaaggactgtagcctctacacatggggcgcctgcttagaccactacgccacacaacgcCCCATCTGTAACTATTTTTGAGTCGTATTTGAATGGAATAAAGTATTTGCACTGTTgtgatgatttcttttttaactactctgtgttttatcatttagTTGTGTGACTCTTTGAACAGTCGGTTTCTCAGGCTCTTAATCTTTTTCCTTCCTGGGAGAGACGACTGTATCTTGTCTTATCCCAAGGTGTGTCCAAGGACAGCATTCAGATCGCTGGTGTTAgtttatatgtacagtatattaaagaCAGCAGGTAGTTTGTTTGTTAACACAGATGTAACAGCGATGACTGATGCTACAGACAGGACCAGACTTGTGGGatcatatattgtatatataatatttaaaatttatatattattctattaatatatttatata includes:
- the LOC130184303 gene encoding CD209 antigen-like protein E; the protein is MVKEMKMSEGEVLYTEVEFTRGARACTNETTSSSAETTYSEVRILRTEPPAELPGAQQAAEPNERSKVTWQTVALLVLSALLAAAVIALCVTLNKNIQTAEHLRKLQYDHDAMKKNLSETRCEPTPCSTVQPTCPTPPEVKINQPCQKCEGGWEQDGGQCYFFSISRSSWEDSRNECKRRGGDLVKIDSREEQSFLKNRLQKMDNRDKFWIGLTDSAVEGEWLWVDGSQLNKSLSFWFWQEPDNWRLENPDGEDCARMGEGWWWDKSCKAPQKSICEKQEEMGRTAVTCV